One part of the Arabidopsis thaliana chromosome 4, partial sequence genome encodes these proteins:
- the Tic20-IV gene encoding translocon at the inner envelope membrane of chloroplasts 20-IV (translocon at the inner envelope membrane of chloroplasts 20-IV (tic20-IV); LOCATED IN: integral to membrane; EXPRESSED IN: 17 plant structures; EXPRESSED DURING: 6 growth stages; CONTAINS InterPro DOMAIN/s: Uncharacterised conserved protein ycf60 (InterPro:IPR019109), Chloroplast protein import component Tic20 (InterPro:IPR005691); BEST Arabidopsis thaliana protein match is: translocon at the inner envelope membrane of chloroplasts 20 (TAIR:AT1G04940.1); Has 86 Blast hits to 84 proteins in 20 species: Archae - 0; Bacteria - 2; Metazoa - 0; Fungi - 0; Plants - 84; Viruses - 0; Other Eukaryotes - 0 (source: NCBI BLink).): MQGLAATTTNRGSLTFLAPRNHSPISKKFVNPRVFFPNVDSSAKLRLSASSISRRCPREIAPLSATASVDFAAAATSSNQLFANGLPPLAPGLRRHRRPIEPARVAKDDFFKIKLPKIAERPEWWWRTLACVPYLISLQISDVGFYVQPFLEKHDAIGDMIYFIPGAINRWPTWFFMVYCYLGYMWVVKNKELPHYLRFHMMMGMLLETALQVIWCTSNFFPLIHFKGRFGMYYWMAIGFTYICLLLECIRCALAGVYAQIPFMTDAASIHTLFNLGGFQRPLR, encoded by the exons ATGCAGGGTTTGGCGGCGACCACCACCAACCGTGGCTCTCTCACCTTCCTCGCTCCGAG GAACCATAGTCcaatttcaaagaaatttgTGAATCCAAGAGTGTTCTTTCCCAACGTTGATTCATCCGCAAAATTAAGATTATCAGCTAGCTCAATTTCACGGAGATGTCCACGAGAGATTGCTCCTCTTTCAG CAACTGCATCTGTGGACtttgcagcagcagcaacatcATCCAACCAGCTCTTTGCTAATGGCTTGCCACCATTAGCTCCTGGTTTGAGAAGACACCGGAGACCGATAGAGCCTGCAAGAGTGGCTAAAGATGACTTCTTTAAAATCAAACTGCCTAAAATCGCAGAGAGACCTGAATGGTGGTGGAGGACGTTAGCTTGTGTTCCTTATTTGATATCCCTCCAAATATCTGATGTTGGTTTCTATGTCCAACCTTTTCTCGAAAAGCACGACGCTATTGGGGACATGATATATTTCATCCCGGGAGCGATAAACAGATGGCCGACATGGTTCTTCATGGTGTACTGCTACTTGGGTTATATGTGGGTGGTGAAGAACAAAGAGCTGCCTCATTACTTGAGGTTTCACATGATGATGGGTATGCTTCTTGAAACAGCTCTTCAGGTCATATGGTGCACTAGCAATTTCTTCCCGCTGATTCATTTCAAAGGACGGTTCGGAATGTATTATTGGATGGCCATCGGATTCACCTACATATGTCTGCTTCTCGAATGCATACGGTGCGCTCTTGCTGGAGTCTATGCTCAGATTCCTTTCATGACAGATGCTGCTTCCATTCACACCCTCTTCAACTTGGGAGGTTTTCAGAGACCACTCAGGTGA
- a CDS encoding Polynucleotidyl transferase, ribonuclease H-like superfamily protein (Polynucleotidyl transferase, ribonuclease H-like superfamily protein; FUNCTIONS IN: nucleic acid binding; INVOLVED IN: N-terminal protein myristoylation; LOCATED IN: cellular_component unknown; CONTAINS InterPro DOMAIN/s: Polynucleotidyl transferase, ribonuclease H fold (InterPro:IPR012337); BEST Arabidopsis thaliana protein match is: Ribonuclease H-like superfamily protein (TAIR:AT2G02650.1); Has 137 Blast hits to 137 proteins in 8 species: Archae - 0; Bacteria - 0; Metazoa - 0; Fungi - 0; Plants - 137; Viruses - 0; Other Eukaryotes - 0 (source: NCBI BLink).), translating to MSPRKIQMRMLHQVIYNPQYEIEAVSWNLPLLAGLNVTSIVGLCKCNFDSGFMQGSPYTRSGWIIRESNGHTILCGSAKLHPSTSSLHAEVLGFLHALQVIWIHGLRYVWFETDNRDLVTLLNNDEDHRLLGPLLCDIRYWMLKLPYCSIDFVNRERNSAADTSSLHAGVLLIRMIKPQIWF from the coding sequence ATGAGCCCTAGGAAAATACAAATGAGAATGCTGCACCAAGTGATATACAACCCTCAATACGAAATCGAAGCAGTCAGTTGGAACCTCCCCCTGTTGGCTGGGTTAAATGTAACTTCGATAGTGGGTTTATGCAAATGTAACTTCGATAGTGGGTTTATGCAAGGAAGTCCTTATACACGTTCCGGTTGGATAATACGAGAGAGTAACGGCCATACAATCCTATGTGGAAGTGCGAAACTACATCCATCAACAAGCTCACTACACGCGGAGGTTCTCGGGTTTCTCCATGCCTTACAAGTGATATGGATTCACGGATTGCGTTATGTTTGGTTCGAAACCGATAACAGAGACCTTGTAACGTTACTCAACAATGACGAGGATCATCGCTTGCTTGGACCTCTTCTTTGCGATATACGTTATTGGATGCTAAAGCTACCCTACTGCTCAATCGACTTTGTCAATCGGGAGAGAAACTCTGCAGCTGATACAAGCTCACTACACGCCGGTGTCTTGTTAATCAGAATGATAAAGCCCCAAATTTGGTTCTGA
- a CDS encoding uncharacterized protein (unknown protein; FUNCTIONS IN: molecular_function unknown; INVOLVED IN: biological_process unknown; LOCATED IN: cellular_component unknown; Has 7 Blast hits to 7 proteins in 2 species: Archae - 0; Bacteria - 0; Metazoa - 0; Fungi - 0; Plants - 6; Viruses - 0; Other Eukaryotes - 1 (source: NCBI BLink).), producing MVTTTDRISLTFLASRNQSPSYLKKYLKPTSLCCFSNFGSPFPKSRLTIISSLQRKIVPLLDVDVASPSPFNQIFVHDRRLTKPVSTLRASKDGNSIPSIAANVLLKRLFLTFNIIIGMLLFAINDFFPLIKLNERLGMSYMMVLCFSCIWCLVDSLVFVMAGIYRLIHVICATFNWPVLRSLFYYSFVVLKELFLFYCKLRICEFCLGMCSFVIMVSSFK from the exons ATGGTGACAACCACCGATCGTATCTCTCTTACATTCCTGGCCTCAAG GAACCAAAGTCCATCATATCTAAAGAAATACTTGAAACCAACAAGCTTATGTTGTTTCTCCAACTTTGGTTCACCATTCCCAAAATCAAGATTGACAATAATCTCGAGTTTGCAAAGAAAGATTGTTCCTCTTCTAG ATGTGGACGTTGCATCACCATCACCTTTCAACCAAATATTTGTTCATGACCGGAGGCTAACAAAGCCTGTGAGTACACTGAGAGCATCTAAAGATGGAAACTCGATCCCATCAATAGCAGCAAACGTATTGCTAAAGAGACTTTTCTTGACTTTTAACATAATCATTGGAATGCTTCTGTTCGCAATTAACGACTTCTTCCCATTGATTAAACTCAATGAACGGTTAGGGATGTCCTATATGATGGTGTTATGTTTTAGTTGCATATGGTGCCTTGTTGACAGCTTGGTGTTCGTAATGGCAGGGATCTATCGTCTGATTCATGTAATCTGTGCCACATTCAATTGGCCGGTTTTGAGATCCTTGTTTTACTACTCTTTCGTTGTTTTGAAagaattatttcttttttattgtaaGCTAAGAATTTGCGAATTTTGCTTGGGCATGTGTAGTTTTGTCATAATGGTTTCTTCGtttaaataa
- a CDS encoding EF hand calcium-binding protein family (EF hand calcium-binding protein family; FUNCTIONS IN: calcium ion binding; INVOLVED IN: response to cold; LOCATED IN: nucleus, cytoplasm; EXPRESSED IN: 9 plant structures; EXPRESSED DURING: L mature pollen stage, M germinated pollen stage, 4 anthesis, C globular stage, petal differentiation and expansion stage; CONTAINS InterPro DOMAIN/s: EF-Hand 1, calcium-binding site (InterPro:IPR018247), EF-HAND 2 (InterPro:IPR018249), EF-hand-like domain (InterPro:IPR011992), Calcium-binding EF-hand (InterPro:IPR002048), EF-hand (InterPro:IPR018248); BEST Arabidopsis thaliana protein match is: EF hand calcium-binding protein family (TAIR:AT1G05990.1); Has 24510 Blast hits to 17278 proteins in 1569 species: Archae - 2; Bacteria - 188; Metazoa - 10458; Fungi - 4683; Plants - 5334; Viruses - 0; Other Eukaryotes - 3845 (source: NCBI BLink).) yields the protein MDSTELNRVFQMFDKDGDGKITTKELNESFKNLGIIIPEDELTQIIQKIDVNGDGCVDIEEFGELYKTIMVEDEDEVGEEDMKEAFNVFDRNGDGFITVDELKAVLSSLGLKQGKTLEECRKMIMQVDVDGDGRVNYMEFRQMMKKGRFFSSLS from the coding sequence atggATTCCACGGAGCTGAACCGTGTGTTCCAAATGTTCGACAAGGACGGAGACGGGAAGATCACTACGAAGGAGCTGAACGAGTCATTCAAGAACCTCGGTATCATAATACCCGAAGACGAACTAACACAAATTATCCAAAAGATCGATGTTAATGGTGACGGTTGTGTTGACATTGAAGAGTTTGGAGAGCTCTACAAGACGATAATGGTAGAAGATGAGGACGAggtaggagaagaagatatgaagGAAGCGTTCAACGTATTTGATCGGAACGGAGATGGGTTTATAACGGTGGATGAATTGAAAGCGGTTTTATCTTCCTTGGGACTCAAGCAAGGTAAGACCTTGGAGGAATGTAGGAAGATGATAATGCAAGTGGATGTTGATGGTGATGGTAGGGTTAATTACATGGAGTTTAGACAAATGATGAAAAAGGGTCGCTTTTTTAGCTCTTTGAGCtga